In Salana multivorans, a single genomic region encodes these proteins:
- a CDS encoding BTAD domain-containing putative transcriptional regulator — MRSLVRPRLLRRVAEMDPGVALVVGTAGSGKSTLLGQLVDAAGADGVPTARVVAHDDGNLRWHANGDELELTLAAVVDAVTGLSGPWLVTIDDGDRLTDHPDHERDLERLVRLLPPEVQVVIAVAVVPSCLLVNAGRMISGVIGGVDLTFRPYEVDRLFREVHRTPLGAEDVHLLARVTDGWPAALELFHAGTAAHLPAELSRAVRSLVHEPWFLAGYAEQVLLTGCSTQELALLRWGSVFEHLTPARLDALLGAGDHAATLDRLERRPSLPAARTSAGLRLPGPLRRYLRATHARDLGRAGAREWFLAGGAVLEADGDVPGALLCYGRGGDAVSVRRLTERPDAALWHGARAAEPWDEALPDDATPHARLFARLSRAMADGALTTAGSLIEQLDAGADPRLARLRGSLVAWGSARTITAQPDGDVEWRTRLRWALQGAPSPTSSGRPADLFVAGLVHGLSQDADLARDELGRVVEDPGAGRGLGLLASLAALLLDRTLPLQQLLEGADRILVEAHELGLAWTERLAQTVVLAVDGTPGWREAVGRLRRWGQEASDAWGPLVVSSVAELCAMRRDEDDSQRWLELAAAWHERGLPLVAETCRVAAARTTAWRLVAELPPEDWAGTEAPAVPRVVEHGGGGASDVRERRPVAGRGRVTEIAAGASARVPSALVSPTPTAPTGAPTAGALAARPVAETGVRLRCLGPFELRADGRVVDLTRLRPRARNLLRLLAIEAGHVVHRERLVEALWFDLSPESATHNLHVAVSAVRRLLNEVEPGLGRRLLQREGESYVLRLGEGASCDLLELEAALRSGEYAASRDDDELARRAWSRALAAYPGELLPEAGSAEWVLGPRDRLRQQVAGAATSLAALLLRAGEPVAAAEAASRAIELDEWRDNAWRVLIAALTLSGERASAQRVRRSYREVLRSLGIDERDPSAVRTGGGIVAGRDGAAELAPAPERGARPAGARPAGP, encoded by the coding sequence GTGCGGTCGCTCGTGCGACCGCGCCTGCTGCGTCGCGTCGCCGAGATGGACCCGGGGGTCGCGCTCGTCGTCGGGACCGCCGGCAGCGGGAAGTCGACGCTGCTCGGGCAGCTCGTCGATGCCGCCGGTGCGGACGGCGTGCCGACCGCCCGCGTCGTCGCGCACGACGACGGGAACCTCCGCTGGCACGCGAACGGCGACGAGCTGGAGCTCACGCTCGCCGCCGTCGTCGACGCGGTCACCGGCCTGTCCGGTCCGTGGCTCGTCACGATCGACGACGGCGACCGCCTGACCGACCACCCGGACCACGAGCGCGACCTCGAACGGCTCGTGCGCCTGCTGCCGCCCGAGGTCCAGGTGGTCATCGCCGTGGCCGTCGTGCCCTCCTGCCTGCTCGTCAACGCCGGCCGGATGATCTCGGGCGTGATCGGCGGCGTCGATCTCACGTTCCGTCCCTACGAGGTCGACCGGCTCTTCCGCGAGGTGCATCGCACGCCGCTCGGAGCCGAGGACGTCCACCTGCTCGCCCGCGTGACGGACGGCTGGCCGGCGGCGCTCGAGCTGTTCCACGCCGGCACGGCGGCCCACCTCCCGGCCGAGCTGAGCCGCGCCGTCCGCTCGCTCGTCCACGAGCCCTGGTTCCTCGCCGGCTACGCCGAGCAGGTCCTGCTCACCGGCTGCTCGACGCAGGAGCTCGCGCTGCTGCGCTGGGGATCGGTGTTCGAGCACCTGACGCCGGCGCGACTGGACGCCCTGCTCGGCGCCGGCGACCACGCCGCGACGCTCGACCGGCTCGAGCGCCGCCCCTCGCTGCCGGCGGCCCGCACCTCGGCCGGGCTGCGGCTGCCCGGCCCGCTGCGGCGCTACCTGCGCGCGACGCACGCCCGCGACCTCGGCCGCGCGGGGGCGCGGGAGTGGTTCCTCGCCGGCGGCGCGGTGCTCGAGGCCGACGGCGACGTGCCCGGCGCCCTCCTGTGCTACGGCCGGGGCGGCGACGCGGTCTCGGTCCGGCGACTGACCGAGCGCCCCGACGCCGCGCTGTGGCACGGTGCGCGAGCCGCCGAGCCCTGGGACGAGGCGCTCCCCGACGACGCGACGCCGCACGCTCGGCTGTTCGCCCGCCTGTCCCGCGCGATGGCGGACGGCGCGCTCACCACGGCGGGCTCGCTCATCGAGCAGCTCGACGCGGGGGCGGACCCGCGGCTCGCCCGGCTGCGCGGCTCGCTGGTGGCCTGGGGGAGCGCCCGGACGATCACGGCCCAGCCCGACGGCGACGTCGAGTGGCGCACCCGCCTGCGCTGGGCGCTCCAGGGTGCGCCGTCGCCGACGTCGTCCGGCCGGCCGGCCGATCTGTTCGTCGCCGGCCTCGTCCACGGGCTCAGCCAGGACGCGGACCTGGCCCGCGACGAGCTCGGTCGGGTCGTCGAGGATCCCGGCGCCGGGCGCGGCCTCGGCCTGCTCGCCTCGCTCGCCGCGCTGCTGCTCGACCGGACGCTGCCGCTCCAGCAGCTCCTCGAGGGGGCCGACCGCATCCTGGTGGAGGCGCACGAGCTCGGCCTGGCCTGGACCGAGCGGCTGGCACAGACCGTCGTCCTCGCCGTCGACGGGACGCCGGGGTGGCGCGAGGCCGTCGGGCGGCTGCGCCGGTGGGGACAGGAGGCCTCCGACGCCTGGGGGCCGCTCGTCGTGTCGAGCGTCGCGGAGCTGTGCGCGATGCGCCGCGACGAGGACGACTCCCAGCGCTGGCTCGAGCTGGCGGCCGCGTGGCACGAGCGGGGGCTCCCGCTCGTCGCCGAGACGTGCCGGGTGGCCGCCGCGCGAACGACGGCGTGGCGGCTCGTCGCCGAGCTGCCGCCCGAGGACTGGGCGGGCACCGAGGCACCGGCCGTCCCGCGCGTCGTCGAGCACGGCGGCGGTGGCGCGAGCGACGTGCGCGAGCGACGCCCCGTCGCCGGCCGCGGCCGCGTCACCGAGATCGCGGCGGGCGCGAGCGCCCGCGTCCCGTCGGCCCTCGTGTCGCCCACCCCGACGGCGCCGACCGGTGCGCCGACGGCCGGCGCGCTCGCGGCCCGCCCGGTCGCGGAGACCGGGGTCCGGCTGCGCTGCCTCGGGCCGTTCGAGCTGCGCGCCGACGGGCGCGTGGTCGACCTGACCCGGCTGCGCCCTCGCGCGCGGAACCTGCTGCGCCTGCTCGCGATCGAGGCCGGGCACGTCGTCCATCGCGAGCGGCTGGTCGAGGCGCTCTGGTTCGACCTCTCGCCCGAGTCGGCGACGCACAACCTCCACGTGGCGGTCTCGGCCGTGCGCCGGCTGCTCAACGAGGTCGAGCCCGGCCTCGGTCGGCGGCTGCTCCAGCGCGAGGGCGAGTCGTACGTGCTGCGGCTCGGCGAGGGGGCGAGCTGCGACCTGCTCGAGCTCGAGGCGGCCCTTCGCTCGGGGGAGTACGCGGCGAGCCGCGACGACGACGAGCTGGCGCGCCGCGCGTGGAGCCGGGCGCTCGCGGCCTACCCCGGCGAGCTGCTGCCCGAGGCCGGGTCCGCCGAGTGGGTGCTCGGGCCGCGGGACCGGCTGCGCCAGCAGGTGGCGGGGGCTGCGACCTCGCTCGCCGCGCTGCTGCTCCGAGCGGGGGAGCCGGTCGCGGCGGCCGAGGCCGCGTCGCGCGCGATCGAGCTGGACGAGTGGCGGGACAACGCGTGGCGGGTGCTCATCGCGGCGCTCACGCTCTCGGGCGAGCGCGCGTCGGCGCAGCGGGTGCGGCGGTCCTACCGGGAGGTGCTCCGCTCGCTCGGCATCGATGAGCGCGACCCGTCGGCGGTGCGGACCGGTGGCGGCATCGTGGCCGGGCGGGACGGGGCGGCGGAGCTGGCACCGGCGCCCGAGCGCGGGGCGCGGCCCGCGGGGGCGCGACCCGCCGGTCCGTGA
- a CDS encoding DUF4157 domain-containing protein gives MYAHELDPQQHVTSVAPVRRAGPAGGEHANAAPPGVLGASGILRLQREAGNGAVAGMLEEERSPVLDVVGRGGGSPMESGLRRDMETRLGADFSDVRIHTDARAHDSARSVGARAYTVGSDVVFQREAFDPSSRAGRTTIAHELTHVIQQRSGPVAGSDAGNGVRVSDPGDSFELAAAANAEAAMAVQRQEEEAPEEELQE, from the coding sequence ATGTATGCCCACGAGCTCGATCCGCAGCAGCACGTCACGTCGGTCGCGCCGGTGCGGCGCGCGGGTCCGGCGGGTGGGGAGCACGCCAACGCGGCGCCCCCGGGCGTGCTCGGCGCGAGCGGGATCCTGCGCCTGCAGCGGGAGGCTGGCAACGGCGCCGTCGCCGGGATGCTCGAGGAGGAGCGCTCGCCCGTGCTCGACGTCGTGGGACGCGGTGGCGGGTCACCGATGGAGAGCGGGCTGCGCCGCGACATGGAGACGCGGCTCGGAGCCGACTTCTCGGACGTCCGCATCCACACCGACGCGCGCGCGCACGACTCCGCCCGCTCCGTCGGCGCGCGCGCCTACACGGTGGGCAGCGACGTCGTGTTCCAGCGCGAGGCGTTCGACCCGTCCTCGCGCGCCGGGCGGACGACCATCGCGCACGAGCTGACGCACGTCATCCAGCAGCGGTCGGGGCCGGTCGCCGGCTCCGACGCAGGCAACGGCGTGCGGGTGAGCGACCCCGGGGACTCCTTCGAGCTGGCGGCCGCCGCGAACGCCGAGGCGGCGATGGCCGTCCAGCGTCAGGAGGAGGAGGCGCCCGAGGAGGAGCTGCAGGAGTAG
- a CDS encoding NADase-type glycan-binding domain-containing protein: MRVCVECGFRNEADEAFCGGCGAYLEWAEEPEVLEAGAVEGSEEIAAVEGDDAVVEDVAVSEVAVDDAGLAWLAEDDDPGTVGWSEGVEETGDPVSERAVEAVTAAEAVEVASTQSVAADPPATAFAAAIEESDDEDVPLPRGAAGLGVGAETGSGAGAAGDVEGRGAGEASDVGAAAAGSATGSAATTGAAEPDAPAEAARPAAAAGPAASAGTAATPGPTHESPPPAATTAPAPSPDDPAPKPAETPAPAPIAAPAPTAAPDPTSAAAKLVPPPRSASAATSASAAAAKLVPPARPVVPAKPAAPSPAAATRKAARAATAAAAVPPISPTAATAAAAAKRAAAPSLVAPVRPAAPKPGSVAAVQPGRARPKPPPRQAKADEPPPAPGDLICGSCGAGNVPTRKFCRRCGNSLAEARVQPRRSWWSRLWRPEPKAGPVAGTRPKVRRRRFPTRAVVTLGVLGVLVFVGFLFRPELAKLVVAVQDRIAGNEAINQVSVTASSAAAGHEADLARDGTTNLSWQPEATGAGAGEYLDFTFAEPFRLTRVLVIPGASDVEAEYLTTAAPQQLTITVTTSAGTQQDFTMTLEDRVGLQHTAIEADDVVAVRVTIDQSYRASDTMHVALAEVEFRGRT, from the coding sequence ATGAGGGTCTGCGTTGAGTGCGGCTTCCGCAACGAGGCCGACGAGGCGTTCTGCGGCGGGTGCGGGGCGTACCTCGAGTGGGCCGAGGAGCCCGAGGTCCTCGAGGCGGGGGCCGTCGAGGGGAGCGAGGAGATCGCCGCGGTCGAGGGCGACGACGCGGTGGTCGAGGACGTCGCGGTCTCGGAGGTCGCGGTCGACGACGCCGGACTCGCCTGGCTCGCGGAGGACGACGACCCCGGGACCGTCGGATGGTCCGAGGGCGTCGAGGAGACCGGTGACCCGGTGAGCGAGCGAGCCGTCGAGGCCGTCACGGCCGCAGAGGCCGTCGAGGTCGCGTCGACGCAGTCGGTCGCCGCCGACCCGCCGGCGACGGCGTTCGCGGCGGCGATCGAGGAGAGCGACGACGAGGACGTGCCGCTCCCCCGCGGCGCGGCCGGCCTCGGGGTGGGGGCCGAGACCGGGAGCGGCGCGGGGGCAGCGGGGGACGTCGAGGGACGCGGTGCCGGCGAGGCCTCCGACGTCGGGGCCGCGGCGGCCGGCAGCGCAACGGGCTCGGCCGCGACGACGGGCGCGGCGGAGCCGGACGCCCCCGCCGAGGCGGCGAGACCGGCCGCGGCAGCCGGCCCGGCGGCCTCCGCGGGCACCGCGGCCACCCCCGGTCCGACGCACGAGTCGCCGCCCCCCGCCGCGACGACGGCTCCGGCCCCGTCCCCGGACGACCCGGCCCCCAAGCCCGCGGAGACGCCCGCGCCCGCCCCGATCGCCGCACCGGCCCCGACCGCCGCGCCAGACCCGACGTCCGCTGCGGCGAAGCTGGTCCCCCCGCCGCGCTCCGCGTCCGCAGCCACGTCGGCGTCGGCGGCCGCGGCCAAGCTCGTCCCACCGGCCAGGCCCGTCGTCCCGGCGAAGCCCGCGGCGCCCTCGCCGGCCGCGGCGACGCGCAAGGCCGCCCGGGCGGCGACCGCCGCGGCCGCGGTGCCACCGATCAGCCCGACGGCAGCAACGGCAGCCGCGGCGGCGAAGCGGGCGGCCGCCCCGTCGCTGGTCGCCCCGGTCCGGCCGGCAGCCCCCAAGCCGGGCAGCGTCGCGGCCGTCCAGCCCGGCCGGGCCAGGCCGAAGCCGCCGCCGCGTCAGGCGAAGGCGGACGAGCCGCCGCCGGCCCCCGGCGACCTCATCTGCGGGTCGTGCGGCGCCGGCAACGTCCCGACGCGCAAGTTCTGCCGCCGCTGCGGGAACAGCCTGGCGGAGGCCAGGGTCCAGCCGCGTCGCTCGTGGTGGTCGCGGCTGTGGCGGCCCGAGCCGAAGGCCGGACCCGTCGCCGGGACCCGACCGAAGGTGCGCCGGCGCCGGTTCCCGACCCGGGCCGTCGTCACGCTCGGCGTCCTCGGTGTGCTCGTCTTCGTCGGCTTCCTGTTCCGCCCCGAGCTGGCGAAGCTGGTCGTGGCCGTGCAGGACCGGATCGCGGGGAACGAGGCGATCAACCAGGTGTCGGTGACGGCGTCGTCGGCCGCGGCCGGGCACGAGGCCGACCTCGCCCGCGACGGGACGACGAACCTCTCCTGGCAGCCCGAGGCGACGGGGGCCGGGGCCGGGGAGTACCTCGACTTCACGTTCGCCGAGCCGTTCCGGCTCACCCGCGTCCTGGTCATCCCCGGTGCGTCCGACGTCGAGGCCGAGTACCTCACGACGGCCGCGCCGCAGCAGCTCACGATCACCGTGACGACCTCGGCCGGGACCCAGCAGGACTTCACGATGACGCTGGAGGACCGGGTCGGGCTGCAGCACACGGCGATCGAGGCCGACGACGTCGTGGCCGTCCGGGTCACGATCGACCAGAGCTACCGCGCGAGCGACACGATGCACGTCGCGCTGGCCGAGGTGGAGTTCCGCGGCCGCACCTGA
- a CDS encoding phage tail protein, with translation MRGETPGVISPVPVVDRLPAILAEDDFLARYVSGLDDLLAPIYLTLDSLHAYVDPDLAPEDFLLWLTGWVGIEHDQTWSTERTRGAVRSAASLHRWRGTPRGVAEAVRLAFDGDVEVHDSGGVVGSMSPRGELPGSATPGLRVVLRVPDASRVDPRRLDALVASVKPAHVPHTCEIRELGTEEAGT, from the coding sequence ATGCGCGGTGAGACCCCCGGCGTCATCAGCCCCGTCCCCGTGGTGGACCGCCTGCCGGCGATCCTCGCGGAGGACGACTTCCTCGCGCGCTACGTGAGCGGGCTCGACGACCTGCTCGCCCCGATCTACCTCACGCTCGACTCGCTGCACGCCTATGTCGACCCCGACCTGGCCCCGGAGGACTTCCTCCTGTGGCTCACGGGCTGGGTCGGCATCGAGCACGACCAGACGTGGTCGACCGAGCGCACCCGCGGCGCCGTGCGCTCGGCCGCGTCCCTGCACCGCTGGCGCGGCACGCCCCGCGGGGTCGCCGAGGCCGTGCGGCTCGCGTTCGACGGGGACGTGGAGGTCCACGACTCCGGCGGCGTCGTCGGCTCGATGAGCCCGCGGGGCGAGCTGCCGGGCAGTGCGACGCCGGGGCTGCGGGTCGTCCTGCGGGTGCCCGACGCCTCGCGCGTCGACCCACGACGGCTGGACGCGCTCGTGGCGTCGGTCAAGCCGGCGCACGTGCCCCACACGTGCGAGATCAGGGAGCTCGGGACCGAGGAGGCAGGGACATGA
- a CDS encoding putative baseplate assembly protein has product MLPTPNLDDRRFQDMVDDAKRYVQQRCPEWTDHNVSDPGVTVIETVASMVDEMFYRLNRVPDRLYLEFLQLLGVRLHPATAAVAEVVAWLSAPQTEDVLVPAGLELATPGVDAGDAVVFTTTRSLTIPPRSLAHVMTQASGDDAGPPVSRDDALRDGQHVPAFSPEPVIGDTLLFGLDDPAPSCAVLLHLACEVQGVGVDPRYPPLVWEAWTGSWTPCEVVEDGTGGLNRTGDVVLLLPPTHTASVIAQVRAGWLRCRVVEADEGYPTYTASPTLHRAVASTVGGTTEAVHARTVTDEVLGLSEGVPGQVFRLQHAPVVAGPALVLEVAAGHGWETWHEVDSFASHDGDDGVFTVDRANGLVELAPAVREPDGSVRLCGAVPPKGAPLRLVGYRTGGGPAGNVAAGAISVMRTPVPFVDRVENRRVAHGGVAAETVAEVRRRGPMTLRVRDRAVTTEDIEAIASAAAPQIARVRAFTDDEPGAVRVLLVPSAVPDEEGVLRFEDMVPQEEAVAAIVEALEERRTVGARIVVEPPSYQGVTVVARLAATLRAAPALLELEALRALNRYFDPLVGGPDGTGWPFGRPVQTGEVYAVLQRLPGTDLVEDVRLFAADPITGKRGEPVPRIDIDPNALVFSFRHQVRVGGRDAR; this is encoded by the coding sequence GTGCTGCCAACCCCGAACCTCGACGACCGCCGGTTCCAGGACATGGTCGACGACGCGAAGCGCTACGTGCAGCAGCGCTGCCCCGAGTGGACCGACCACAACGTGTCGGACCCGGGCGTCACCGTCATCGAGACGGTCGCGTCGATGGTGGACGAGATGTTCTACCGGCTCAACCGGGTCCCCGACCGGCTCTACCTGGAGTTCCTCCAGCTCCTCGGCGTGCGGCTGCACCCGGCGACCGCGGCCGTCGCCGAGGTCGTCGCGTGGCTCTCGGCTCCGCAGACGGAGGACGTCCTCGTCCCCGCGGGGCTCGAGCTCGCGACGCCGGGCGTCGACGCCGGCGACGCCGTCGTCTTCACCACGACGCGCTCGCTCACGATCCCGCCGCGCTCGCTCGCCCACGTCATGACGCAGGCGAGCGGCGACGACGCCGGCCCGCCGGTGTCCCGGGACGACGCGCTGCGCGACGGGCAGCACGTCCCGGCGTTCTCGCCCGAGCCGGTGATCGGCGACACCCTCCTGTTCGGGCTCGACGACCCCGCCCCGAGCTGCGCCGTCCTGCTCCACCTGGCGTGCGAGGTCCAGGGGGTCGGCGTCGACCCGCGCTACCCCCCGCTCGTCTGGGAGGCGTGGACGGGATCGTGGACGCCGTGCGAGGTCGTCGAGGACGGCACCGGCGGGCTCAACCGGACGGGCGACGTCGTCCTCCTGCTGCCCCCGACGCACACCGCCAGCGTCATCGCGCAGGTGCGGGCCGGGTGGCTGCGCTGCCGCGTCGTCGAGGCGGACGAGGGCTACCCGACCTACACCGCGAGCCCGACGCTGCACCGCGCGGTCGCCTCGACCGTCGGCGGCACGACGGAGGCCGTGCACGCGCGCACCGTGACGGACGAGGTGCTCGGCCTGTCCGAGGGCGTGCCGGGCCAGGTGTTCCGGCTGCAGCACGCGCCCGTGGTCGCCGGTCCGGCGCTCGTGCTCGAGGTCGCGGCCGGGCACGGCTGGGAGACCTGGCACGAGGTCGACTCCTTCGCCAGTCACGACGGCGACGACGGCGTGTTCACCGTCGACCGGGCGAACGGGCTCGTCGAGCTGGCCCCCGCCGTCCGGGAGCCCGACGGCAGCGTCCGGCTCTGCGGCGCCGTGCCGCCCAAGGGCGCTCCGCTGCGGCTCGTCGGCTACCGCACGGGCGGCGGACCGGCGGGGAACGTCGCGGCCGGGGCCATCAGCGTCATGCGCACACCGGTGCCGTTCGTCGACCGGGTGGAGAACCGGCGCGTCGCGCACGGGGGCGTCGCGGCGGAGACCGTCGCCGAGGTGCGCCGGCGGGGGCCGATGACGCTGCGTGTGCGGGACCGCGCCGTCACGACCGAGGACATCGAGGCGATCGCGTCGGCCGCGGCTCCCCAGATCGCGCGGGTCCGCGCGTTCACCGACGACGAGCCGGGCGCCGTGCGGGTGCTGCTCGTGCCGTCGGCGGTCCCCGACGAGGAGGGGGTGCTCCGGTTCGAGGACATGGTGCCGCAGGAGGAGGCGGTCGCCGCGATCGTCGAGGCGCTCGAGGAGCGGCGGACGGTCGGCGCACGGATCGTCGTGGAGCCCCCGTCCTACCAGGGCGTCACCGTGGTGGCCCGGCTGGCGGCGACGCTGCGCGCCGCCCCGGCGCTGCTGGAGCTCGAGGCGCTGCGCGCGCTCAACCGGTACTTCGACCCGCTCGTCGGCGGCCCGGACGGGACCGGCTGGCCGTTCGGCCGACCCGTGCAGACCGGCGAGGTCTACGCCGTCCTGCAGCGGCTGCCGGGGACCGACCTCGTCGAGGACGTCCGGCTGTTCGCGGCCGACCCGATCACGGGCAAGCGCGGCGAGCCGGTGCCGCGGATCGACATCGACCCCAACGCGCTCGTCTTCTCCTTCCGGCACCAGGTCCGGGTCGGCGGTCGCGATGCGCGGTGA
- a CDS encoding GPW/gp25 family protein — protein sequence MAREFIGSGWAYPVGTDATGRIALSRESHEIEESIHLILGTAKGERPMRPEFGCGVHDYVFAPADATTAGAIADAVRVALEWWEPRITLADVVVRLDRATEGVLLIEIHYTVRGTNDPRNLVFPFYTIPSEPSRATPDPAGG from the coding sequence ATGGCACGGGAGTTCATCGGCTCCGGCTGGGCCTACCCGGTCGGCACGGACGCCACGGGACGGATCGCGCTGTCGCGGGAGTCGCACGAGATCGAGGAGAGCATCCACCTCATCCTCGGCACCGCGAAGGGCGAGCGGCCCATGCGGCCGGAGTTCGGCTGCGGCGTCCACGACTACGTCTTCGCGCCGGCCGACGCCACGACGGCCGGCGCGATCGCCGACGCCGTCCGCGTCGCCCTGGAGTGGTGGGAGCCCCGGATCACGCTGGCCGACGTCGTCGTCCGGCTCGACCGCGCGACGGAGGGCGTCCTGCTCATCGAGATCCACTACACCGTGCGCGGCACCAACGACCCGCGCAACCTCGTCTTCCCGTTCTACACGATCCCGTCGGAGCCATCCCGCGCGACGCCCGACCCGGCTGGAGGCTGA
- a CDS encoding VgrG-related protein — protein MPNQIYSATLEVKVNGTALPDAVATRLTYALVETARRLPGMFELHFADGERTVLARSGLAVGAAVKLSVRSNEPGATELFDGEVVTLEAEIGPLGALTIVRGYDRSYRLLRQRRVAAYQDQTVADIARRIAGDHGLTASVSSQVKHQHVLQAGTSDWAFLHELADAEGLAFSVSGTRLTLADPATAAPGSPRASARTDATVLQYGANLRSLRAAVTASDQVKEVEVRGWDPTNHKPTVATATARTSGVKIDQTPAKLATAIASSPRLVHAPQASTQAQASALADAVADEVGGAFAELEGVVTGNPALAAGGKVTLAGLGAPFDGGYVLTRVTHRFEPGETGYTTAFQVSSGADRTTRGVLSGGGGAGAALAPRVGGAGGSGGGPRLVLGVVTNNQDPDSLGRVRLKLPTLSDSAETWWSHVVMPGAGTERGFSMVPDVNDLVVVALPESAAEAPWVLGGLHHPKVKTPATKEQIKAATAMWVSKSGMTVQLVEKQGSESIRLSIRYAEGSDEDSIVIAKDTSKGISISSKGPVAITADGDVTVKAKGKADVTADQDVSVKGMNVSITGNQKISLKAPQIELAGDAKIAAKAAALELKADGMAELSASGILTVKGSLVKIN, from the coding sequence ATGCCGAACCAGATCTACAGCGCGACCCTCGAGGTCAAGGTCAACGGCACGGCGCTGCCCGACGCCGTCGCGACGAGGCTGACCTATGCCCTGGTCGAGACGGCGCGCCGCCTGCCCGGCATGTTCGAGCTGCACTTCGCCGACGGCGAGCGCACGGTGCTCGCTCGGTCCGGGCTCGCCGTCGGCGCCGCGGTCAAGCTCTCCGTCCGCAGCAACGAGCCCGGCGCGACGGAGCTGTTCGACGGCGAGGTCGTGACGCTCGAGGCCGAGATCGGCCCGCTCGGCGCGCTCACGATCGTCCGCGGGTACGACCGCTCCTACCGGCTCCTGCGCCAGCGCCGGGTCGCGGCGTACCAGGACCAGACCGTCGCCGACATCGCGCGGCGGATCGCGGGCGACCACGGGCTCACCGCCAGCGTCTCGAGCCAGGTCAAGCACCAGCACGTGCTCCAGGCGGGGACGTCGGACTGGGCGTTCCTGCACGAGCTCGCCGACGCCGAGGGGCTCGCGTTCTCGGTCTCCGGCACCAGGCTCACGCTGGCCGACCCCGCCACGGCGGCGCCCGGCAGCCCCCGCGCCTCCGCGCGCACCGACGCGACCGTGCTGCAGTACGGCGCGAACCTGCGCTCGCTGCGCGCGGCCGTCACCGCCTCCGACCAGGTGAAGGAGGTCGAGGTGCGCGGCTGGGACCCGACGAACCACAAGCCGACCGTCGCCACGGCGACGGCGAGGACCAGCGGCGTGAAGATCGACCAGACCCCGGCGAAGCTCGCCACCGCCATCGCGTCCTCACCTCGGCTCGTCCACGCGCCGCAGGCGAGCACGCAGGCCCAGGCCTCCGCGCTCGCCGATGCCGTGGCCGACGAGGTCGGTGGGGCGTTCGCCGAGCTCGAGGGCGTCGTCACCGGCAACCCGGCGCTCGCCGCCGGGGGCAAGGTCACCCTCGCCGGGCTCGGGGCGCCGTTCGACGGCGGCTACGTCCTCACCCGCGTCACGCACCGGTTCGAGCCGGGAGAGACCGGGTACACGACGGCGTTCCAGGTCTCCTCGGGGGCCGACCGCACCACCCGCGGCGTCCTCAGCGGCGGTGGCGGGGCCGGCGCCGCGCTCGCCCCGCGCGTCGGCGGGGCCGGCGGCAGCGGCGGCGGGCCGCGCCTCGTGCTCGGCGTCGTCACGAACAACCAGGACCCCGACTCCCTCGGTCGGGTCCGGCTCAAGCTGCCGACGCTGTCCGACTCGGCCGAGACGTGGTGGTCGCACGTCGTCATGCCGGGCGCCGGCACCGAGCGCGGCTTCTCGATGGTGCCCGACGTCAACGACCTCGTCGTCGTCGCGCTGCCGGAGTCGGCCGCCGAGGCGCCGTGGGTGCTCGGCGGGCTGCACCACCCGAAGGTGAAGACCCCGGCGACCAAGGAGCAGATCAAGGCCGCCACCGCGATGTGGGTGAGCAAGAGCGGCATGACCGTCCAGCTCGTGGAGAAGCAGGGGTCGGAGTCGATCCGCCTGTCGATCAGGTACGCGGAGGGCAGCGACGAGGACTCCATCGTCATTGCGAAGGACACGAGCAAGGGCATCTCGATCAGCTCGAAGGGACCGGTGGCGATCACGGCCGACGGCGACGTCACCGTCAAGGCGAAGGGCAAGGCCGACGTCACCGCCGACCAGGACGTCTCCGTCAAGGGCATGAACGTCTCGATCACCGGCAACCAGAAGATCTCGCTCAAGGCGCCGCAGATCGAGCTCGCCGGCGACGCGAAGATCGCGGCCAAGGCCGCGGCGCTGGAGCTCAAGGCCGACGGCATGGCCGAGCTCTCGGCGTCCGGGATCCTCACGGTCAAGGGGTCGCTGGTCAAGATCAACTGA